A single region of the Biomaibacter acetigenes genome encodes:
- the corA gene encoding magnesium/cobalt transporter CorA encodes MLTLLFYNKVESLKVYHDITEIKNKIYNLKNGIFWLDLVSPGDEEVSLLKEVFQFHPLAIEDCLYRLQRPKLDEYDNYFFMVMHAFSHHSAKEPVEFDAFISNNFVITFHWAPLSFIDGLVDRFVKNPVVFEKGVDFLLYSITDALVDEYFPLLDDIEDRLSEIEETTFKHPDRHLPSRIFDIKRDILNLRKTLSAQREVFNLLLRHDFPFIREESRLFFMDVYDHIFRLFDTVDMFFERASGALESYLTVVSNLTNEIMKVLTVFTAVMMPLSLIAGIYGMNFKYMPELSWRLGYPFALLLMVLTALGLLYYFKKKNWI; translated from the coding sequence ATGCTTACATTATTATTCTATAATAAAGTAGAAAGCTTAAAGGTGTATCATGATATAACGGAGATAAAAAACAAAATATATAACTTAAAAAACGGCATTTTCTGGTTGGATCTGGTTTCACCGGGGGATGAGGAAGTTTCCCTACTGAAAGAAGTTTTCCAATTTCATCCCCTTGCTATAGAAGACTGCCTCTACCGCTTGCAAAGGCCTAAGCTTGACGAATATGACAATTACTTTTTTATGGTTATGCATGCCTTTTCCCACCATAGTGCCAAAGAACCGGTGGAATTTGATGCCTTTATTTCAAATAATTTTGTCATCACTTTTCACTGGGCGCCCCTTTCTTTTATTGACGGCCTTGTAGATAGATTCGTAAAAAATCCTGTGGTTTTCGAAAAGGGCGTAGATTTTCTTCTTTACAGCATAACCGACGCTCTGGTAGACGAATATTTTCCTTTACTGGATGATATAGAAGATAGATTGTCGGAAATAGAAGAAACCACTTTCAAGCATCCTGACAGGCATCTCCCCTCCAGGATCTTTGACATCAAGCGGGATATTCTCAATTTGAGAAAAACTCTGTCGGCCCAACGGGAAGTTTTCAATCTCCTCCTACGTCATGATTTCCCCTTCATCCGGGAGGAAAGCCGCCTCTTTTTTATGGATGTATATGACCACATCTTCAGGCTTTTTGATACTGTAGATATGTTTTTTGAAAGGGCTTCCGGCGCCCTGGAATCATATCTCACCGTGGTTTCCAACTTAACCAATGAAATAATGAAGGTACTTACCGTTTTCACGGCTGTGATGATGCCCCTTTCCCTCATCGCCGGCATATACGGTATGAACTTTAAATACATGCCCGAACTTTCCTGGCGTTTGGGATACCCTTTTGCGCTATTACTAATGGTGCTTACTGCACTGGGGCTTTTATATTATTTCAAGAAAAAGAACTGGATTTAA
- a CDS encoding Panacea domain-containing protein codes for MEYAKWFIKAGYDTPRNTLEGNMKLQKLLYFAQLIHLAKYDKVLFDDPIYAFEHGSVVEDVRLEYKNNCLDLVTDADLITYDFTEEEMDTLNLTIAIYGDASAEELSEINHFHRSWEKAFKKSNFGSFRFKELAKISIDDIKKYDLDRIKQVIEAFETADNNDECYEVNGVKFYYNPDEIKLDDKLKNRLKMFPATEKSYTIYCDESQGIIIY; via the coding sequence ATGGAATATGCAAAATGGTTTATTAAAGCTGGTTATGACACACCACGAAACACTTTAGAAGGGAATATGAAATTACAAAAGCTACTATATTTTGCTCAATTAATCCATTTGGCGAAATATGATAAAGTATTATTTGATGATCCTATATATGCATTTGAACACGGATCCGTTGTTGAAGATGTGAGATTAGAATATAAAAATAATTGTTTGGATTTAGTTACCGATGCCGATTTAATTACTTACGATTTTACGGAAGAAGAAATGGATACATTAAATCTTACTATAGCTATATATGGTGATGCAAGTGCTGAAGAATTGTCAGAGATAAATCATTTTCATCGGAGCTGGGAGAAGGCATTTAAAAAGTCTAATTTTGGTAGTTTTCGCTTTAAAGAATTGGCGAAAATATCTATTGATGATATAAAAAAATATGACTTAGATAGAATAAAACAGGTCATTGAGGCATTTGAAACGGCCGATAATAATGATGAATGCTATGAAGTTAATGGAGTAAAATTTTATTATAATCCAGATGAGATAAAACTGGATGATAAATTAAAAAATAGATTAAAGATGTTCCCCGCAACAGAAAAATCATATACTATATATTGCGACGAAAGTCAAGGTATAATAATATATTAA
- a CDS encoding N-acetylmuramoyl-L-alanine amidase, producing MAQFKEMLLTPGVKGRSGRKIVPKALVIHWTANLNARADAVANRNYFNSGVAASAHYIVDDHQIVQCIPEDEMAYHVGAKTYKPAALQKLSSYPNNCTLGIEMCVNADGDFTKTYQNTVELATDILKRHGWEIDRLWRHYDVTGKDCPRFFVNDATAKQFGFPSSQTGWEQFKKDVGSLLISKEVSALFNDIQGHWASASIERLEKLGIVKGDDKGNFNPDKPITRAETAVLIDRLLKLLGR from the coding sequence GTGGCACAATTTAAAGAGATGTTGCTTACCCCAGGCGTAAAAGGTCGCTCTGGGAGAAAAATTGTCCCAAAGGCTCTTGTAATTCACTGGACAGCGAATTTGAATGCCAGGGCTGATGCCGTAGCAAATCGAAATTATTTCAATTCCGGTGTGGCAGCCAGTGCTCATTATATCGTGGACGATCACCAGATAGTGCAGTGCATCCCTGAAGACGAGATGGCCTATCATGTGGGAGCAAAAACATACAAACCTGCTGCACTTCAAAAGCTATCCAGTTACCCAAATAACTGCACTTTAGGCATCGAGATGTGTGTAAATGCAGATGGCGATTTTACAAAGACATATCAAAATACCGTGGAATTAGCAACAGATATATTAAAGCGCCACGGTTGGGAAATAGACCGGCTCTGGCGGCACTATGATGTCACGGGGAAGGATTGCCCCAGGTTTTTTGTAAATGATGCCACGGCGAAGCAATTCGGCTTCCCTTCATCCCAAACTGGGTGGGAGCAATTTAAAAAAGATGTAGGGAGTTTACTCATATCAAAGGAGGTTTCTGCGTTGTTTAATGATATTCAGGGCCATTGGGCCAGTGCCAGCATTGAAAGACTTGAAAAGCTGGGAATAGTCAAAGGTGACGATAAAGGAAACTTTAATCCTGACAAGCCTATCACAAGGGCAGAAACAGCAGTACTCATTGATAGGCTTTTAAAATTATTGGGGAGGTAA
- a CDS encoding Spo0E family sporulation regulatory protein-aspartic acid phosphatase: MNKKQIDILLKNIELLKAELELLVEEQGIDEEVIRKSKELDEYITKYYMYLKELSRQKP, translated from the coding sequence ATGAATAAAAAGCAAATTGATATCCTACTGAAAAATATTGAACTACTCAAAGCAGAACTTGAACTTTTAGTTGAAGAACAGGGGATTGACGAGGAAGTTATAAGAAAAAGTAAAGAATTAGATGAGTATATAACCAAATATTATATGTATCTAAAAGAGTTAAGTAGACAAAAGCCCTGA
- a CDS encoding YmfQ family protein: MTDITSTRGKEMLGYLPSYYETSRVMKSILQVEGTEFDKLRQALDETLNQFFVRTATWGLNTWEEELGLPITPDQSESERRDKIISRLRGYGTATISVVKQVTESYDKGAIDVVEDHAAYTITIQFVDTTGVPPNLDDLKAAVRAVVPAHLEIKYEFNYFIWDELDKKLWTWDQLDALNLTWSELEVYD, from the coding sequence GTGACTGATATAACCAGTACCAGGGGAAAAGAGATGCTCGGGTATTTGCCTTCCTATTACGAAACAAGCAGGGTGATGAAATCTATTCTCCAGGTAGAAGGGACCGAGTTTGACAAGCTTCGCCAAGCCCTGGACGAAACATTAAACCAGTTTTTCGTCCGCACAGCCACCTGGGGGTTGAATACATGGGAGGAGGAATTGGGTTTACCGATTACTCCTGACCAGTCAGAATCTGAGAGACGAGATAAGATTATCTCTAGGCTCAGGGGCTATGGAACGGCCACGATATCCGTGGTCAAGCAGGTGACTGAATCCTATGATAAAGGTGCAATCGACGTTGTAGAGGACCATGCTGCTTACACTATAACGATACAGTTTGTAGACACAACCGGAGTACCGCCGAATTTGGACGATCTAAAAGCCGCCGTACGTGCGGTGGTGCCTGCACATTTAGAAATCAAGTATGAGTTCAACTATTTTATCTGGGATGAGCTAGATAAGAAACTCTGGACCTGGGATCAGCTTGATGCATTGAACTTAACTTGGTCAGAATTGGAGGTGTACGATTAA
- a CDS encoding baseplate J/gp47 family protein encodes MATLPDYLTDQTEETIRQRMLDSLPSDLDKSEGSYIWDALSPAAIELALAAIWAQEVLRRGFASTTFGAYLRLRCEEHGITPHEAVKATGQVTFTGTPGTVIPVGTQVSTASNETSPAVFFETTAEVTIGDGGTAIVDIKAVEAGTSGNVAAGAIVMLAKPISGVTSVNNTVATTGGLDEEDDASLLARYLQRVRSPSAGGNKADYVNWAMEVPGVGGVSVIPVRDGPGTVSISIINTSKVPAEPELVDAVQNYIAPPWINEVEAETMTLGGYGTSIDTTLTDDTGDSVKMIYDAQDVGTITHANLQTILQQPGIWQARVRMKVDNIAGATDLLQIGVWNVSGATWAKTRPNGTVDAVITLKASDLATSFLDKIVEFYWNGQDQLELRITRFTTDTTTIVWVDRVAYRSTFSKDTGEGKAPVGARVTVEPATAVLINVSATLTIAPGYNADSVKAAVKDNIAAYIKSLAFTSDNDVRYVRIGQAILDTPGVTDYQNLTVNGGTANVTIGDQEVAVIGTVNLS; translated from the coding sequence ATGGCAACTCTTCCAGACTATTTGACCGACCAAACTGAAGAAACAATTAGGCAACGGATGTTAGACAGTTTACCTTCTGACCTAGACAAATCGGAAGGTTCATATATCTGGGATGCCCTATCCCCTGCAGCTATCGAGCTTGCCCTTGCCGCCATCTGGGCGCAAGAGGTCCTACGTCGAGGGTTTGCATCCACAACATTTGGAGCATATTTACGCCTTCGGTGTGAAGAGCATGGCATTACGCCGCATGAGGCGGTAAAAGCAACAGGGCAAGTCACCTTCACCGGCACACCCGGGACGGTAATTCCTGTTGGAACGCAGGTCAGCACGGCCAGCAACGAAACATCGCCAGCAGTATTTTTTGAGACCACAGCAGAAGTTACCATTGGTGATGGAGGAACAGCAATTGTCGATATTAAAGCTGTGGAAGCTGGTACCAGCGGAAACGTAGCTGCTGGAGCAATTGTCATGCTAGCTAAACCTATTTCTGGTGTTACATCTGTGAACAACACGGTGGCCACCACTGGAGGGTTGGATGAGGAAGATGATGCATCTTTGCTAGCCCGCTACCTGCAGCGGGTGCGTTCGCCCAGCGCAGGAGGGAACAAAGCGGACTACGTGAACTGGGCCATGGAGGTTCCAGGCGTAGGCGGCGTTTCAGTAATCCCTGTCCGAGACGGCCCTGGCACAGTAAGCATCAGCATAATCAACACTTCAAAAGTCCCGGCAGAACCGGAACTTGTCGATGCAGTGCAAAACTATATAGCACCGCCTTGGATAAATGAGGTTGAAGCCGAAACAATGACACTGGGCGGCTACGGCACCAGCATAGATACTACGCTTACAGATGATACCGGCGACAGCGTGAAGATGATATATGATGCTCAGGACGTCGGGACCATTACTCATGCTAACTTGCAGACTATTCTCCAACAACCTGGTATTTGGCAGGCACGGGTCAGAATGAAAGTAGATAATATAGCTGGAGCAACCGACTTACTTCAAATCGGTGTATGGAATGTATCAGGTGCGACCTGGGCTAAGACCCGTCCAAACGGAACGGTAGACGCAGTGATAACCTTGAAGGCCAGTGACCTGGCCACAAGCTTTTTGGATAAGATTGTGGAGTTTTATTGGAACGGCCAAGACCAGTTAGAATTGAGAATAACACGTTTTACCACCGATACGACAACCATCGTATGGGTTGACAGGGTAGCCTACCGCAGCACTTTTTCCAAAGACACCGGCGAGGGCAAGGCCCCCGTAGGCGCTCGGGTAACCGTGGAGCCGGCCACGGCGGTGCTGATAAATGTTTCGGCTACGCTCACAATTGCGCCGGGTTATAACGCCGATAGCGTTAAGGCTGCGGTTAAAGATAATATTGCAGCCTACATTAAATCCCTGGCCTTTACCAGTGATAACGACGTGCGTTATGTGAGAATCGGCCAGGCTATACTGGATACACCTGGGGTGACGGATTATCAAAACTTGACGGTAAACGGTGGCACGGCCAACGTTACCATAGGCGACCAGGAAGTGGCCGTAATAGGGACGGTGAATCTATCGTGA
- a CDS encoding DUF2634 domain-containing protein — MPNLFPTEEVQAQPETVETASEVSFGKSWRFDFDKGEFVLTPAGKVAETSDVDAWLEWCRKALMTARYQHLIYSRNYGQEFDDLISRHLNREGNESEIKRIVTETLMVDPRTVAVENFTFQWEGDTVYFTCEVSNVRGETETLHGSVVI; from the coding sequence ATGCCTAATTTGTTTCCAACAGAAGAAGTTCAAGCTCAGCCAGAAACGGTAGAAACTGCCAGCGAAGTTTCTTTTGGAAAATCCTGGAGGTTTGATTTTGATAAAGGCGAGTTTGTTTTAACACCTGCCGGCAAAGTTGCAGAAACATCCGATGTCGATGCATGGCTTGAATGGTGCCGGAAGGCTCTTATGACTGCACGGTATCAACATCTTATTTATTCCAGGAATTATGGGCAGGAATTTGATGATCTGATATCGCGGCACTTAAACAGGGAAGGAAATGAAAGTGAAATAAAAAGAATTGTGACAGAAACGCTCATGGTAGATCCCCGGACAGTGGCAGTGGAAAACTTCACCTTCCAATGGGAAGGCGACACGGTTTATTTTACTTGCGAGGTATCAAATGTTCGGGGTGAAACTGAAACCTTGCATGGAAGTGTGGTGATATAA